The following are from one region of the Leucobacter sp. Psy1 genome:
- a CDS encoding glycosyltransferase family A protein has translation MERTGEVSVSVVIPVKDDAALLERCLTALAEQHRAADEVIVVDNGSVDDSVAVAKQWGARVVPCAKRGIAAASAAGYDAAVGGVVLRLDADCVPSPDWVRTMVLALGDDPETAVVSGGARFIDGPRLLRGVLAAAYLGAYTAATLPALGHRPVFGSNLGFRRSVWLEARGRVHAARWVHDDLDLAFHFGERTRIGVVDGNVMGMSMRPFSHPGAFARRVARGVRTVLTHWPRDFPPVRWVHLAVRQQLRRGKRS, from the coding sequence ATGGAACGCACGGGAGAGGTGAGCGTCTCGGTGGTGATCCCGGTGAAGGATGACGCGGCGCTCCTAGAGCGATGCCTCACCGCCCTCGCCGAGCAGCATCGAGCAGCTGACGAGGTGATCGTCGTCGACAACGGTTCCGTCGACGATTCCGTGGCGGTCGCGAAGCAGTGGGGCGCCAGGGTGGTCCCGTGCGCGAAGCGGGGTATCGCTGCGGCGAGCGCCGCCGGGTACGACGCCGCGGTCGGTGGGGTGGTGCTGCGCCTGGATGCGGATTGCGTCCCTTCCCCGGACTGGGTGCGCACGATGGTGCTGGCGCTCGGCGACGATCCCGAGACCGCTGTGGTGTCGGGCGGGGCGCGGTTCATCGACGGGCCGCGGCTGCTGCGCGGGGTCCTGGCGGCGGCGTACCTGGGGGCGTACACCGCGGCGACGCTGCCGGCGCTCGGCCATCGCCCGGTCTTCGGGTCGAATCTCGGGTTCAGGCGGAGCGTCTGGCTGGAAGCCAGGGGTCGCGTGCACGCCGCGCGGTGGGTGCACGACGACCTCGATCTCGCGTTCCACTTCGGGGAGCGCACGCGTATCGGTGTAGTCGACGGGAACGTGATGGGCATGTCGATGCGCCCCTTCTCGCATCCTGGGGCGTTCGCGAGGCGTGTGGCCCGCGGGGTGCGCACGGTGCTCACGCACTGGCCCCGCGACTTCCCTCCGGTGCGATGGGTGCACCTCGCGGTCAGACAGCAGTTGAGGCGGGGGAAGCGCTCGTGA
- a CDS encoding endonuclease/exonuclease/phosphatase family protein, whose translation MSTVHVMTLNVRRPLGCWSWRAADRWSVRKPRLEALIRAERPLILGAQEVVPEQGRVLLAALGDGYRFIGRGRGRSGSGEACPIFFDERRLELVDWQQGALSDTPDRPGSRSWGNPFPRIAVSAVFEDRASSVRFQVVNTHLDPFSPTSRVRSAALIRDWTLQAGLPGIVLGDANDGPHSPAAAELLGDGAIVDAWRTARAWESPELGTYAGYRAPRPGRRIDWIMVTPDVAVERIGIAFRPVGGGWASDHLPVHARIALPEGTDA comes from the coding sequence GTGAGCACAGTGCACGTGATGACGCTGAACGTCCGCCGTCCGCTCGGGTGCTGGTCCTGGCGTGCGGCGGACCGCTGGTCGGTGCGGAAGCCCCGGTTGGAGGCGCTGATCCGGGCCGAGCGGCCGCTCATCCTGGGCGCGCAGGAGGTCGTTCCGGAGCAGGGCCGGGTCCTGCTGGCCGCGCTCGGCGACGGGTATCGGTTCATCGGACGGGGGCGAGGGCGATCCGGATCGGGCGAGGCCTGTCCGATCTTCTTCGACGAGCGCCGACTCGAGTTGGTGGACTGGCAGCAAGGGGCGCTGTCCGACACCCCGGATCGACCGGGGTCGCGATCCTGGGGCAACCCGTTCCCCCGGATCGCGGTGTCGGCGGTGTTCGAGGATCGTGCATCGTCCGTCCGGTTCCAGGTCGTCAACACGCACCTCGACCCGTTCTCCCCCACGTCGCGGGTGCGGTCCGCCGCGCTGATCCGAGACTGGACGCTCCAGGCCGGGCTGCCGGGCATCGTGCTCGGGGACGCCAATGACGGCCCCCACTCCCCCGCCGCCGCGGAGCTGCTCGGCGACGGCGCCATCGTCGACGCCTGGCGCACGGCCCGGGCATGGGAGAGCCCAGAGCTCGGCACCTACGCCGGATACCGCGCACCCCGCCCGGGTCGTCGAATCGACTGGATCATGGTGACGCCTGATGTCGCCGTGGAGCGTATCGGTATCGCATTCCGCCCGGTCGGGGGCGGGTGGGCTTCAGATCATCTGCCGGTGCACGCCCGCATCGCGCTTCCGGAAGGGACGGACGCATGA